The sequence atataagtatcaggaagtcgtttctgaaagtatttgtatggagtgtagccatgtatggaagtgaaacatggacgataaatagtttggacaagaagagaatagaagctttcgaaatgtggtgctacagaagaatgctgaagattagatgggtagatcacataactaatgacgaggttttgaatagaattgaagagaagagaaattcgtggcacaacttgactagaagaagggacaggttggtaggacatgttttgaggcatcaagggatcacaaatttagcattggaaggcagtgtagagggtaaaaatcgtagagggagaccaagagacgaatacactatgcagattcagaaggatgtaggttgcagtaggtactgggagatgaagaagcttgcacatgatagagtagcatggagagctgcatcaaaccagtctcaggattgaagaccacaacaacaacatatctacaGAGAAGTATTTGTCTGCGCTTTGTGGTCGATTGTGATAAGAAATCCCTCCTCATATCCACACTAGTGACAATGTTCATGCCGGATGCTGGCGACTATTAATTTTCTTCTGATAACTCACTTGCTTCTGTATCCGTCTGTTACAGTAGTTTCATGTTGCATAATCTATGAAGCAGCAGGTGACCCTTGCAGTTTATGTTACAGGTGCTAGTGATTTTTGCTGTGTCGGGCGCCGCCTTGGCCGCCTCTGTCGATGACAGCAGCGTCCAGAGGTCAAAGAAAGCGGTCGACCCTCTGGTCACAGGTAAGAACTTCCCCAAAATCGACTTATGTGTGTGTGTtacttcttcagaagcgcttttttCCGGCCTCAAACATTTGCGTGCCGTAAGAtcttgctattttattttaaacctCGTCATTGCTACAATGTAACATTTTGACTGAGCGGTGTTTTTGTATTGCACCATTATTAGCATATGAAGTCGCAGTACCTAAACATAGATTATCTACTTAACTCTAATTTTCAGTTGTATTTTCTGATATGtgtgtcaccagtcttctgacaaaTTTGGTGCTGCGCGCCATGATTTCATGTACTGCTCCAATACTACGTATAATAAGGCGAAAGTCCCCatcaatgtacgagtacaaaataaatgcccagtctttggaagcggtaacatccgtcaagtatctgggtgtgactattggaaatgatctcagatggaatgatcagattacaaaaGTAACGGGCAAGACgaactgcggtttattggtagaatcctgaagcgatgctgtCCTTCGACGAAGGAaatcttacaatacgttagttcgtccagtcttagagtattgttcatctgtatgggacccttaccagttggatctggttcaagagattgagaaggtccaaataagagcggcaagattcgtgactggtacatttagccatcacgaggaCGCtaaaaatctcattgaaagtttgaaatgggacacacttgcagatagacgacgcgctaaacggaagggactgctcactaaattccgaaatccgatcttcgccgaggaatagagcatatattattaccaccaactttcaaatcgcgcaatgatcccCATTCAAAGAGaagttagagctcgtactgaggcgttcagacagtcgtatttccctcgcgcgatccgcgagtggaacagagagggggaaatatgactttggcgcgaattatgccctccgccacacaccgcttggtggctaccggagtatatatgtagatatgtagaatcCCTCCATCTCAGAGCGAAAGAAACACTTAGTGTTCTCAATTATTGTCCACCTCCATTGCTGAATGGTCAGTACGTCTAACAGCCAAGCAGTGTACCCTGTTTCGATttccggccggattggagattttctccgctcagggactgggtgttctgttgccctcatcatcatttcatcatcacagacacgcaagtcgcccagtgtggcgtcagatgaagagacttgcaactCGGTGACTGAATTTCCCCAGATGGGGACTCCTAGCCATCagttccgtacgatcatttcatttcatttctcagtcattagatCTCTATACTTATATCTGTGTATCCCCCAAAACTTTACCTTCTTTTAATACCACGGGAGGTACCCCCTGAGGCCGTCGCACATTGTTGGTGCCATCCCTTACCGATTCTGTGAAGAGTCTCCTCATTTCGTATCATATCAGTCCATCAAATTCAGTATCCTTTTCTCCAGGGCCGGTTTAAGGTATAAACGGCACAAGAGGCCTCTTTGGACATCTATTACGATCTGCTGCTAAATTTCGTACATAGGATGTATCATAactagtagcgaaaactgacatgcGTGGATGTATACTTGTCCCTGAGCAAGACAAGATTCTTGCTGTAAAGATGTATCAATGATTCAGATTATATTTCTAACCTGAATACTCTTTTCCCTTTACACGTCCAAACCTATTCATTTCCTCAACACAGACTAGACATACCACAATTGTTAGAACTATAATAAATTGTCTGTTTGTTTGCGGCTTTAGATAACGTTGAATAGCATTATTTCTCAAACACAACTGCCATAAAACGATCTAGATTCCAACTAACGCAAAACAAAAGGACTAGACATAACTAGATATTTAAGTGAAAGAGGAAAACTGTCATTGGCTTCTCGCGAATAGAATACTTAATAATATCAAACTCAAGGGAGAAAAGCTAAACCtttattcttatttaatgttaatatGTGGGAAGATGAAGTGACTTCATTAGCATTTCGTGAGCCTCCTGTAATTGAGAGTAATAAAATACTTTCTTCCTCATGTTCAGCAGCGAGTCGAAAATTTGTAGACCGACTATATTTCAAAATGGGCTGACCGAGGAAATGCATCTGTAGTAGAATATAACGTCTTGGCAGAGAAATGgaatattttatactgtttttaGTGTTAATACATAATGGGTGACGAAGTGAGAGATTATGAAAGTAAGATACTGTTAAACATACAAACAGGTCAATTTTTTGGCTTAACGATTCAAATAGGTTTATGTTACACAGCTCAACACATAGTTattattttggagtatcttttatACCAATAAAAGAATAATGAAGCATATTGACGACTGTATAGGAAATTATTTCAGGGAAGCAGCATACATCAGCTGTCGGTACAGCGTCAGGTCAGGGACCACTTTTGGAAACAACAGCTAATACGACTGTCCTTagcttctttctgttttcttgctTAATCTGATCACAGTTATTGTATTAGATAATGAATGTTTTTTGGGTTATTATGTCAGGGCACCGGCTGCAGACAGAATCGTCGTTGTAATTATAGTATCGGTGCTAGCAGAGCAATAAAAATTGGAGGAATCTAATGCAGAGATAATTTGCCATCATCctataatattttgtgaaattgTGACCTGTACAATGCAATTTTTTATGATGAATATTGCACAGTGAGTTTCAAAGGGGCAGCCTTATAAAGTAGATGGTAGAAACAAAGGCaattaaacaaatatatatatatatatatatatatatatatatatatatatacagtataatgtCTACACTTAGAATAAACCGTCACGCTTACAACACCAGCGAAAAATTTACGATTTCTATTATCTACATTTCACTTATATTTTCTTCAGAAACGGAATAAATTTAAGTGTCGAACTTGAGAATTTCTGAAGATTAGATTTAGATTTTTGTTATTTAAGTGAAAGACTTGTAAAGAAAGAATATTTACACCAGTTGTAGAGCAACATAGGAGTTTTCTGATACATTGCTGACAGATCATACGGAGTAAAATACGTATCTCATTAAGTGGTATACTTATCCATTCACTTCATTCGTATTTACTCTGGTAGTAACGAAACCTTCTATTTCAGGGGCGGCCTACAACCCGTATTACGCTGCCATTGCGGACCGCTACGCCACCCCCGGCCTGGGCTACACAGGGGCCTACCCCTATTCAGCAGCCTACAACACCCTGGCTGACGGCTACCCCTACCGTGCGGCATCTTACCCTTACACAGCTAAAACGTATCCCTACACTGCTGGAACTTACCCCTACACAGCTGGGACATACGCCTACACAGCTGGGACCTACCCCTACACTGCAGGGCTAAGAGGTTACCCGTACACTGCTGGAGATTACCCATATACTGCTGCAGCTGGAGTTCTCCCCTACGCTGGATAAGGAAGCCTTTTTGAACAACGTTCTGCATATTCAATCAATGCTCTGTACAACTATTACCAATATCCTTTAGTGTAGCATTTCATACTTGAGTAGtcaaataaaaataactgtggaGAAATTTTTTATGATATCTTCTTCATATTCCCATATCCCATTATATTCCTGATCCACACCACACACATTGTTTCTTCTGTCTGTTTTTGCACTGTGTATTCCACACAAATATTGATGCCTTTATCTGAAAATTCGGCTACAATggaaaatgtggtactacagaggaaAAATTTTTCAGGCACTGTAATAATGTATAAAACAGAACTGAGCTGGAACTAAAAAAAACTGCAGATAACAGTACCAAAAAAGAAGCACTCTAATAAAAATAATGAGGAGATGTACAAGAGTGACCAATATTCGAAATTTTTAAAGAGTGGCTTAGTATAGGTTAAAGAACAATAAAATACTGCaggcaagaaaattaaaaatagctcTGACTACAGACATCAGACACTGATACAGGAAAAAGTTTTCGAGAATTACAGAAGAAAGCAGATTGGGTTAAACGTCCAGTCGACATGGAGGTCATTAAAGAAGGAGCAGAAGCACGGA comes from Schistocerca piceifrons isolate TAMUIC-IGC-003096 chromosome 8, iqSchPice1.1, whole genome shotgun sequence and encodes:
- the LOC124711929 gene encoding uncharacterized protein LOC124711929; this translates as MLKLVLVIFAVSGAALAASVDDSSVQRSKKAVDPLVTGAAYNPYYAAIADRYATPGLGYTGAYPYSAAYNTLADGYPYRAASYPYTAKTYPYTAGTYPYTAGTYAYTAGTYPYTAGLRGYPYTAGDYPYTAAAGVLPYAG